The Rhopalosiphum maidis isolate BTI-1 chromosome 2, ASM367621v3, whole genome shotgun sequence genome segment acaaataataataataaaaaaattaataataatacatttttacatttataaaaaaaaaacaaatttttaagcataggtactctagtttataataaaccgACAATATAAGGCGACAACTTGTACATAAAATCTCGTTGGTTTGTTATCGCGGCGaggtcacaatattatatagtaagataggtaggtaggtatatacgtttaaatagcattacgttaatatattttatatcatatattatgtacaggcGATTCACAATCTATGGCACATATTTTGTGTtccaaaaatgaattttaatagaaacGAAGTATTTcacaactaaattataatattatgtatgtataatgcgTATTAGACATTCTACAACGGAACAACACTTATTTTGGGATGGTATAAGCATGGTACTTGATGatggcgacgacgacgatgaatGATGTTGGAGTCCCGTGAGCGTGTTCTATTTACAGCATTGGGTGAACGgaaacgaaaaacaattctgtCTTGGTCTTTTGATGGCCGCGCGGACCGATTCCATAAATATGGTGTCCAGCCCTTCGTTAGTCAGAGCTGAACACTCTAGGTACTTGACGGCCCCGATctttttcatcatttttttgcCCTTTTTCCATGTTACACAGTCGTTTTGGCTCAGCCTAAGATCCGTTTTCGTACCTACAAATGTAATTGTTTGACAACGGTTAATCGAACTTGCATAGTTACAAACAtccagataatattatattatttaggtattgtaaattttatgacGCGACATAGCTTAGATTTCTTTCGACGACTCGTAACACccttacaaattattactatgagttctccagaaaaaaaatatatatatagccgaAAGTGACGGtttgaatatattgataataataaaagacttaattaaatagaaatagaataaattgtaGGTTAAATAAACgggttaaaaaatatgttcataagTCTCTCATTATTAGTTTGTAATCAAactatgtagtatattataccatgTTGAATTTCgaacgtatttatatatattgcatatcccatgttatataaattcacatatttcaaaaaataaattaccataaatattgtaatatatatatatataaattatatataagccAACACAATCGCGTTGTTGTGATGCACAGGCGCACAGCCATTACATTTagactataattttttgtgaatttaattattattcaataggtacaaatgtataagataaccattttaaatattttaatattatattatacgcacacAATAGATACGTACAAATATTACTCTTGTTCGGATGTGTTTGTACTGGACTCTGTATGTTCATTTATTTGATTTcacgtaattatttttgaactaatattaacaaaatttaattttttttttttttaatttgtttacagtaaaacaaaataaataatttagatactgtttttttttaatcaaaagtattgtgtttaatttattttggatttttaatattataaaatataatgattgtgttgatatattattaattattatccctataaaattaaataggtaatagatttaattatttttattaagattttgcGCATTTTAGGTTCTATATTTGTACAGCTATAATACTTACTgcacataataataccattaatAACATATCATGCAGTagtgttataaaaaacaacaaatcgcggttatataattattaattaaataaaagtagagattatataatattagaaatacggaaataaaaaaaaatgaataaatgtttgtttttcatcagtttagtaatatttgtgtgttaaatatttggataaatgttatttccatggtatataaaaataaataaatacaatacgaaatttataaaacataatatcccAGCATTCGCACCCATACGGTATAATACAGTTTTCGTCATCTGGCCTTACCGATCAATATCACAGGTATTTTCGGACAGTGGTGTTGAATTTCCGGATGCCATTTACTGGCAATGTTTTCGAATGAACTTCGACTACCAACTGAATAGCAAAGTAGAAAACAATCcgtctgtaatataatatcatcatatattagtataaca includes the following:
- the LOC113553116 gene encoding ras-like GTP-binding protein RhoL, encoding MGAESQYSDTLKSSKKCSKLRPLKITAVGDGMVGKTCMLITYTTKQFPTEYVPTVFDNYAENIIMDGQEYNMCLWDTAGQEDYERLRPLSYPNTDCFLLCYSVGSRSSFENIASKWHPEIQHHCPKIPVILIGTKTDLRLSQNDCVTWKKGKKMMKKIGAVKYLECSALTNEGLDTIFMESVRAAIKRPRQNCFSFPFTQCCK